The following are encoded together in the Cyanobacterium aponinum PCC 10605 genome:
- a CDS encoding rhodanese-like domain-containing protein, which yields MNFNSINVQELAQILAEENQAIQLIDVREEMEAQIASIPQFKLLPLSKYEQWANKIKEEFNPELETIVICHHGIRSANMCQWLVAQGFKNVKNVVGGIDAYSIYVDNTINRY from the coding sequence ATGAATTTTAACAGTATTAATGTTCAAGAATTAGCTCAAATTTTAGCAGAAGAAAATCAAGCTATTCAACTGATTGATGTGAGAGAAGAAATGGAAGCCCAAATAGCTTCTATACCCCAATTTAAACTTTTACCCTTAAGTAAATATGAACAGTGGGCGAATAAAATTAAGGAAGAATTTAACCCTGAATTAGAGACGATTGTTATTTGTCATCATGGTATTCGGTCAGCAAATATGTGTCAATGGTTAGTTGCTCAAGGATTCAAAAATGTAAAAAATGTCGTAGGCGGTATTGATGCTTATTCTATCTATGTAGATAATACTATTAATCGTTATTGA
- a CDS encoding tetratricopeptide repeat protein, producing MVALHRQVLESRPDSFRGWFQQAEELKCQGFLIEALHSFDRALQYYQHDYYSWYYRGQILEEINSFLEAINSYKKACEIKSNNYWAWYNQGCIWQEKIENYQESIICFFNALKNKPEDYWSIYHLAKAYYAQKKYLLSLNYLQQALKIRPHDYWSYYWQGVCQQKLHQWQNARYSYQKALEIKPSDYWTLKQLATLAEIQCLYQDAIAFYSQLEEMGEDTEDIYYKLAQYHQILGNKSQALHYQQLITTKSC from the coding sequence ATGGTTGCCCTTCATCGCCAAGTTTTGGAATCTCGTCCTGATTCTTTTCGGGGTTGGTTTCAACAAGCAGAAGAATTGAAGTGCCAAGGTTTTTTAATTGAGGCTCTCCATAGCTTCGATCGCGCTTTACAATATTATCAACATGACTATTATTCTTGGTATTATCGTGGTCAAATTCTTGAGGAAATAAACTCTTTTTTAGAAGCAATAAATAGTTATAAAAAAGCCTGTGAAATTAAAAGTAATAATTATTGGGCATGGTATAATCAAGGTTGTATTTGGCAAGAAAAAATAGAAAATTATCAGGAATCTATTATTTGCTTTTTTAATGCCCTTAAAAATAAGCCTGAAGATTATTGGTCAATATATCATTTAGCGAAAGCCTATTACGCTCAAAAAAAATATTTATTATCTCTTAACTATTTACAACAGGCCCTTAAAATTCGCCCCCATGATTATTGGAGTTACTACTGGCAGGGGGTATGTCAACAAAAATTACATCAATGGCAAAACGCAAGGTATAGTTATCAAAAAGCTCTTGAAATTAAGCCCTCTGATTATTGGACTTTAAAACAGTTAGCAACTCTTGCAGAAATTCAATGTCTCTATCAAGATGCGATCGCATTTTATTCTCAGTTGGAAGAAATGGGAGAAGATACTGAGGATATATACTATAAGTTAGCACAATATCATCAAATACTTGGAAATAAAAGCCAAGCCTTACATTATCAGCAGTTAATTACTACTAAATCTTGCTAA
- a CDS encoding DUF3122 domain-containing protein, whose translation MLYFWQKLTSTLVIIFICLLGLCFFPHETFALTRQIEEAPQQFLTQSRHTLRDNQGNSWQVVFFQRKKNGEVKTVDLRLVAFPDVVTFKHPQPLKITFNQGKILFAEDKFAEQSPAPNVGEYDFMPIISQLSPTDYIELSLPDDLSLTIPAAIIVEWRSLSDL comes from the coding sequence ATGTTGTACTTTTGGCAAAAATTAACTTCTACTTTAGTTATCATTTTTATCTGTTTGCTGGGGTTATGTTTTTTTCCCCATGAGACATTTGCTTTGACTCGTCAAATAGAGGAAGCCCCCCAACAATTTTTAACCCAGTCTCGTCATACCTTGCGAGATAATCAGGGTAATTCGTGGCAGGTAGTCTTTTTTCAACGTAAGAAAAATGGAGAAGTAAAAACTGTTGATTTACGCTTAGTTGCTTTTCCTGATGTTGTTACTTTTAAGCATCCCCAACCTTTGAAAATAACTTTTAATCAGGGTAAAATTTTATTTGCGGAAGACAAATTTGCAGAGCAATCTCCTGCCCCTAATGTGGGAGAATATGATTTTATGCCGATTATTTCTCAGCTTTCTCCTACTGATTATATTGAGTTGTCTTTGCCTGATGATCTTTCTTTGACTATTCCTGCGGCTATAATTGTGGAATGGCGATCGCTGTCTGATTTATAG
- the rbfA gene encoding 30S ribosome-binding factor RbfA codes for MANSRRVEKVSSLIRKEISQMLISGIKDDRVGAGMVSILDVEMSGDLQHAKVFVSIYGTPEAKAETMEGLKACTPFVRRELGHRIRLRHTPEIRFVHDSSLEKGDQIIDLINRITPHDVPSAEEE; via the coding sequence ATGGCAAATAGTCGTCGTGTAGAAAAAGTATCGTCTTTAATTAGAAAAGAAATCAGTCAAATGCTTATTAGTGGTATTAAAGATGACAGAGTGGGAGCGGGAATGGTTAGTATTCTCGATGTTGAAATGTCAGGGGATTTACAACACGCTAAGGTTTTTGTAAGTATTTATGGTACACCAGAAGCTAAAGCCGAAACAATGGAAGGTTTAAAGGCTTGTACTCCTTTTGTTAGGAGGGAATTGGGTCATCGGATTCGTTTGCGACATACCCCAGAAATTCGCTTTGTTCATGATTCTTCCCTAGAGAAAGGCGATCAAATAATTGATTTGATTAATCGTATTACCCCCCATGATGTTCCTTCTGCGGAGGAGGAGTAG
- a CDS encoding ribulose bisphosphate carboxylase small subunit, which produces MQTLPKERRYETLSYLPPLTDQQIVKQVQYLLDQGFIPAVEFEKDPQPKDHHWTLWKLPLFNASSAQEVLNEVRECKAQYSDSYIRVIGFDNIKQCQTMSFIVYKPNSTRF; this is translated from the coding sequence ATGCAAACTTTACCTAAAGAGCGCCGTTACGAAACTTTATCTTACTTACCTCCTTTAACTGATCAACAAATCGTTAAACAAGTACAGTATTTATTAGATCAAGGATTTATTCCTGCGGTAGAATTTGAAAAAGATCCTCAACCCAAAGATCACCACTGGACTTTATGGAAATTACCTTTATTTAACGCTTCTTCTGCTCAAGAAGTATTAAACGAAGTACGTGAATGTAAAGCTCAATACTCTGATTCTTATATCCGTGTAATCGGTTTCGACAATATCAAACAGTGTCAAACCATGAGTTTTATCGTTTACAAACCTAACAGCACTCGTTTCTAA
- the era gene encoding GTPase Era, with protein sequence MSNPNESFLPIIPVAPPDFKSGFIAIIGRPNVGKSTLMNELVGQKVAITSPVAQTTRNRLRGILTTPSAQIIFVDTPGIHKPHHELGKVLVQNAVSAINNVDLVLFVVDASQPAGGGDRYITDLLLKSKTPVILGLNKSDLQGSKKESLNESYQEICQENWQMINFSAITGEGLDKLQQELINKLDVGPYYYPPDLVTDQPERFIIGELIREQILLHTREEIPHSVAVTVEKVVEETKITKIYAAISVERSSQKGIIIGQKGQMLKTIGTASRQQMQKLLSGKVYLELFVKVEPKWRQSRLRLAEFGYQVEKN encoded by the coding sequence ATGTCTAATCCCAACGAGTCATTTTTGCCCATAATTCCCGTTGCCCCTCCAGATTTTAAATCAGGTTTTATCGCCATAATTGGGCGCCCCAATGTTGGTAAATCGACTTTGATGAATGAATTAGTAGGACAAAAAGTCGCCATTACTTCTCCTGTTGCCCAGACAACTCGTAATCGTCTCAGAGGAATTTTAACTACTCCTTCCGCACAAATTATCTTTGTTGATACCCCCGGTATTCATAAACCTCACCATGAATTAGGTAAAGTTTTAGTACAAAATGCTGTTTCCGCCATCAATAATGTTGATTTAGTTTTATTTGTGGTGGATGCTTCTCAACCTGCGGGAGGAGGAGATAGATATATTACTGATTTACTTTTAAAAAGTAAAACTCCCGTCATACTAGGATTAAATAAGAGCGATTTACAGGGAAGCAAAAAAGAAAGCCTCAATGAAAGTTATCAAGAAATATGTCAAGAAAATTGGCAAATGATCAACTTTTCAGCTATCACAGGGGAAGGATTGGACAAATTACAACAGGAATTAATCAATAAACTTGATGTTGGACCCTACTATTATCCTCCTGATTTAGTCACAGATCAACCCGAAAGGTTTATTATCGGTGAGTTGATTCGAGAACAAATATTGTTACATACCAGAGAAGAAATACCCCATTCAGTGGCGGTGACAGTGGAAAAGGTAGTAGAAGAAACAAAAATCACGAAAATTTATGCAGCGATTAGTGTGGAAAGAAGTTCTCAAAAAGGTATCATTATTGGACAAAAAGGGCAAATGTTGAAAACCATTGGTACTGCCTCTCGTCAACAAATGCAAAAATTATTAAGTGGAAAAGTCTATTTAGAGTTATTTGTCAAAGTTGAGCCTAAATGGAGACAATCTCGGTTGCGTTTAGCTGAATTTGGCTATCAAGTTGAGAAGAATTAA
- a CDS encoding cytochrome c biogenesis protein translates to MSVSNYNNLSIKGKFDLYFRRLISTIADLRLAIILLLVIAIFSITGTIIEQNQPINYYQENYPENPALFGFLTWQVLLNIGLNHVYTTWWYLAILFLFGSSLIACTFRRQLPALKSAKIWSFYHQSRQFNKLAFSAEITTESLNIIESILNKKGYKVFSSDNSIYAQKGIAGRVGPIIVHIGMIIILLGAIWGAFSGFFAQEMIASGNTFMIKNYLEAGKLTNLEKAQSFQVKVNDFWIDYTPEGKVDQFYSDLSVINKQGEEVKRKTIFVNQPLRYKGITFYQTSWSISGVKVQLNNSPIFQLPMAELATENQGRIWGTWIPTKPDLSEGVSLITKDLQGTMFLYNMQGELINAIRPNMPVEVNGVNLKVLQLVGATGLQIKSDPGVPIVYFGFALLMIGVVMSYVSFSQVWALQEGNRFFIGGKTNRAQVAFEKEMYNILEQL, encoded by the coding sequence ATGAGCGTATCCAATTATAATAATTTATCTATCAAAGGAAAATTTGATTTATATTTTCGTCGTCTAATATCAACTATTGCCGATTTACGTTTAGCCATTATTCTTCTTCTCGTTATTGCAATTTTTAGTATCACTGGCACAATTATTGAACAAAATCAGCCCATTAACTATTATCAAGAAAACTACCCTGAAAATCCTGCTTTATTTGGATTTTTAACATGGCAAGTATTACTAAATATAGGATTAAATCATGTTTATACAACTTGGTGGTATTTAGCAATATTATTTCTCTTTGGCAGTAGCTTAATTGCTTGTACATTTAGAAGACAATTACCTGCATTAAAATCAGCTAAAATATGGAGTTTTTATCATCAATCGAGACAGTTTAATAAACTGGCATTTAGTGCAGAAATTACTACCGAATCTCTTAACATAATAGAGTCAATTCTTAACAAGAAAGGTTATAAAGTTTTTAGTAGTGATAATTCTATTTATGCCCAAAAAGGAATTGCAGGAAGAGTTGGTCCTATTATTGTTCATATTGGGATGATTATTATTTTATTAGGTGCTATTTGGGGAGCATTTTCTGGTTTTTTTGCCCAAGAAATGATTGCTAGTGGCAATACTTTTATGATTAAAAACTATTTAGAAGCAGGAAAATTAACTAATTTAGAAAAAGCCCAATCTTTTCAAGTTAAAGTCAATGATTTTTGGATAGATTACACCCCAGAAGGAAAAGTGGATCAATTTTATTCTGATTTATCTGTAATTAATAAACAAGGAGAAGAAGTAAAACGTAAAACAATTTTTGTTAATCAACCATTAAGGTATAAAGGAATCACTTTTTATCAAACCAGTTGGAGTATTTCAGGAGTAAAAGTTCAGCTTAATAATAGTCCTATATTTCAGTTACCTATGGCAGAATTAGCCACAGAAAATCAAGGTAGAATTTGGGGTACTTGGATTCCTACAAAACCTGATTTAAGTGAAGGAGTTTCCTTAATAACAAAAGATTTACAAGGCACAATGTTTTTATATAATATGCAGGGGGAATTAATTAATGCTATTCGTCCTAATATGCCAGTAGAAGTAAACGGTGTTAATTTAAAAGTTTTACAATTAGTTGGAGCAACTGGTTTACAAATTAAATCTGATCCCGGTGTGCCAATAGTTTATTTTGGTTTCGCTTTATTGATGATTGGTGTCGTTATGAGCTATGTTTCATTTTCACAAGTATGGGCTTTACAAGAGGGAAATAGGTTCTTTATTGGAGGAAAAACGAATCGAGCTCAGGTCGCTTTTGAGAAAGAAATGTATAATATTTTAGAACAGTTATAG
- a CDS encoding DUF751 family protein, with protein sequence MDGFWENVLRYPRYMVSLILGIFFFLWQQVKPLFNNPPTAIALLGLMVGGFFFLYFTLKAMLGITPV encoded by the coding sequence ATGGACGGTTTTTGGGAGAATGTTTTACGCTATCCTCGCTATATGGTGAGTTTGATTTTAGGTATTTTCTTTTTTCTTTGGCAACAAGTAAAACCTTTATTTAATAATCCTCCAACTGCGATCGCACTTTTGGGGTTAATGGTTGGCGGTTTTTTCTTTCTTTACTTTACTTTAAAAGCAATGTTAGGAATTACCCCTGTTTAA
- a CDS encoding form I ribulose bisphosphate carboxylase large subunit: MAQAGFKAGVQDYRLTYYTPDYTPKDTDLLACFRMTPQPGVPPEECAAAVAAESSTGTWTTVWTDGLTDLDRYKGRCYSVEPVPGEDNQYFCFVAYPLDLFEEGSITNVLTSLVGNVFGFKALRALRLEDIRFPVALIKTYQGPPHGITVERDLLNKYGRPLLGCTIKPKLGLSAKNYGRAVYECLRGGLDFTKDDENINSQPFMRWRDRFLFVQEAIEKAQAETNEIKGHYLNVTAGTCEEMLKRAEFAKEIGTPIIMHDFLTGGFTANTTLAKWCRDNGVLLHIHRAMHAVIDRQKNHGIHFRVLAKCLRLSGGDHLHSGTVVGKLEGDRAATLGFVDLMREDYVEEDRSRGVFFTQDYASLPGTMPVASGGIHVWHMPALVEIFGDDSCLQFGGGTLGHPWGNAPGATANRVALEACVQARNEGRSLAREGNEVIREACRWSPELAAACELWKEIKFEFDTVDTL; the protein is encoded by the coding sequence ATGGCACAAGCTGGATTCAAAGCTGGTGTGCAGGATTATCGCTTAACCTATTACACCCCTGACTATACCCCTAAAGATACTGATTTATTGGCTTGTTTCCGTATGACTCCCCAACCTGGAGTTCCCCCCGAAGAATGTGCGGCGGCGGTTGCGGCTGAGTCCTCTACTGGAACTTGGACTACTGTATGGACTGATGGTTTAACTGACTTAGATCGTTACAAAGGTCGTTGTTACAGTGTTGAACCCGTACCCGGTGAAGATAATCAATATTTCTGTTTCGTTGCTTATCCTTTGGATTTATTTGAAGAAGGCTCTATCACCAACGTTTTAACCTCTTTAGTTGGCAATGTTTTCGGGTTTAAAGCTCTTCGTGCGTTACGTTTAGAAGACATCCGTTTCCCCGTTGCTTTAATCAAAACTTATCAAGGTCCTCCTCACGGTATCACTGTTGAACGTGACTTATTAAACAAATACGGTCGTCCTTTACTTGGTTGTACCATTAAGCCTAAATTAGGTTTGTCCGCTAAAAACTATGGTCGTGCGGTTTATGAGTGTCTTCGTGGTGGTTTAGACTTCACCAAAGATGATGAAAACATCAACTCTCAACCCTTCATGCGTTGGCGCGATCGCTTCTTATTCGTTCAAGAAGCTATTGAAAAAGCACAAGCTGAAACCAATGAAATCAAAGGTCACTACTTAAACGTAACCGCAGGTACTTGCGAAGAAATGCTCAAACGTGCTGAATTCGCCAAAGAAATCGGTACTCCTATTATCATGCACGACTTCTTAACTGGTGGTTTTACTGCTAACACTACCTTAGCAAAATGGTGTCGTGATAATGGTGTATTATTACACATCCACCGTGCGATGCACGCAGTAATTGACCGTCAGAAAAATCATGGTATCCACTTCCGTGTTTTAGCAAAATGTCTCCGTCTCTCTGGTGGTGACCACTTACACTCTGGTACTGTTGTAGGTAAATTAGAAGGCGATCGCGCTGCTACTTTAGGTTTTGTTGACTTAATGCGCGAAGACTATGTAGAGGAAGATCGTTCTCGTGGTGTATTCTTCACCCAAGACTACGCTTCCTTACCCGGAACCATGCCTGTAGCTTCTGGTGGTATCCACGTATGGCATATGCCTGCATTAGTTGAAATCTTCGGTGATGATTCTTGTTTACAGTTCGGTGGTGGTACTTTAGGACACCCTTGGGGTAACGCACCTGGTGCAACCGCTAACCGTGTAGCTTTAGAGGCTTGTGTTCAAGCTCGTAATGAAGGACGTTCTCTCGCTCGTGAAGGTAACGAAGTAATTCGTGAGGCTTGTCGTTGGAGTCCTGAGTTAGCTGCGGCTTGTGAACTCTGGAAAGAAATCAAATTCGAGTTTGACACCGTTGATACTCTCTAA
- a CDS encoding protein adenylyltransferase SelO, with product MINPFLNLEYEPAMENLGDDYYDVVTPAEFPQHILRFRNDDLLSIIGLSEDEVEDSHWVDAFGKFQGIRPFLALKYHGYQFGVYNPQLGDGRGFLYGQVRGRDGVLYDFGTKGSGRTPYSRQADGRLTLKGGVREIIAGEALFRMGVNTSRCLSLIETGEALWRGDEPSPTRSSVMVRFSKSHIRFGSFERLYYFQRPDLVKNLLDHVIYYYYPHLTMQDKPYTLFYSELIQRVALLVAQWMSAGFCHGVLNTDNMSITGESFDYGPYAFINTYDPTFTAAYFDYGGRYCYGNQPLICRWNLELLQKPLGLLISLEDLQQELAKFERVYQGYYQELMLKKLGFSQLRNNLGEKLVQETIDLLKESQYSYHQFFADLAEQFNYGWHNSYELILENSEIKSSNLDSWKRLYHLCLETFVREELDQIQCTLHQYNPQIVPIRAIIEAIWHPITTEDNWLPFYDLLAQIKQ from the coding sequence ATGATAAATCCTTTTCTTAATTTAGAGTACGAACCAGCAATGGAAAATTTGGGGGATGATTATTATGATGTAGTTACTCCTGCTGAATTTCCTCAACATATTCTCAGATTTCGTAATGATGATTTACTATCAATCATCGGCTTAAGTGAGGATGAAGTAGAAGATAGCCATTGGGTAGATGCTTTTGGTAAGTTTCAGGGTATTAGACCGTTTTTAGCTTTAAAATATCATGGTTATCAGTTTGGGGTTTATAATCCTCAACTGGGGGATGGTAGAGGTTTTCTTTATGGACAAGTTAGAGGTAGAGATGGGGTATTATACGATTTTGGCACAAAAGGCTCTGGTAGAACACCTTATTCTCGTCAGGCAGATGGTAGGTTAACTCTTAAGGGAGGAGTCAGAGAAATTATCGCTGGAGAGGCTTTGTTTCGCATGGGGGTTAATACTTCCCGTTGTTTATCTCTCATTGAAACGGGGGAAGCCCTATGGCGTGGAGATGAACCTTCTCCCACTCGTAGCTCGGTAATGGTAAGATTTAGCAAGTCTCATATTCGCTTTGGTAGTTTTGAAAGGTTATATTATTTTCAACGTCCTGATTTAGTAAAAAATTTACTGGATCATGTGATTTATTATTATTATCCTCATTTAACGATGCAGGATAAGCCTTATACTCTTTTTTACTCGGAATTAATCCAGAGAGTTGCTTTATTAGTCGCTCAGTGGATGAGTGCCGGTTTTTGTCATGGGGTACTAAATACGGATAATATGTCCATTACAGGGGAAAGTTTTGATTATGGCCCTTATGCTTTTATTAATACCTATGATCCTACTTTTACGGCGGCTTATTTTGATTATGGTGGTAGGTATTGTTATGGCAATCAGCCTTTGATTTGTCGTTGGAATTTGGAGTTGTTACAGAAGCCTTTGGGGTTACTGATTTCTTTAGAGGATTTACAACAGGAGTTAGCTAAATTCGAGAGAGTTTATCAGGGTTATTATCAAGAGTTAATGCTGAAAAAATTAGGGTTTTCTCAACTTAGAAATAATTTAGGAGAAAAGCTAGTTCAAGAAACTATTGATTTGTTAAAAGAGAGTCAATATAGTTATCATCAATTCTTTGCTGATTTAGCAGAGCAGTTTAATTATGGATGGCATAATAGTTATGAATTAATTTTAGAAAATAGTGAGATAAAAAGTTCTAATTTGGATAGTTGGAAAAGGCTTTACCATCTCTGCTTAGAAACTTTTGTGAGAGAAGAGTTAGACCAAATTCAATGCACTTTACATCAATATAACCCCCAAATTGTTCCTATTCGGGCTATTATTGAGGCGATTTGGCATCCAATTACCACAGAAGATAACTGGCTACCTTTTTATGATTTGTTAGCTCAAATTAAGCAATAA
- a CDS encoding succinylglutamate desuccinylase/aspartoacylase family protein, whose amino-acid sequence MEANTQIIDLQSLASGDILQLKTYHFQGKNGTKKAYIQANLHGAEIVGNAVIYELIEFFSNLNIEQIEGEIILVPMCNPVGANQRNLFFSTGRYSPYDGLNWNRIFWDYIHESPDLDTFVKFNINLSKEEIYHNYLTNIINNFSHKIKEINNSRSLPFSEHLRNVLQSLSLNANYVIDIHSSSVSAIDYIYSFDRRQKSTDYFLLEYAILMNKYDGNAFDEAFLNPWLVLEKKLNHEGRNITFDVEAWTLELGSGMRVKEESVKKGVRGIINYLTYKNILKLELIKPQNKTKFVLKNNLKHYYAPQGGIIRNRLQAGAKIQQGDTLYQLLTFEKKERKPTIIDIQSADQGIIYDVSTNDTVNQGEYILGIFPHV is encoded by the coding sequence ATGGAAGCAAACACTCAAATAATTGATTTACAAAGTCTTGCTAGTGGGGATATTTTACAGCTAAAAACTTATCATTTTCAGGGCAAAAATGGAACAAAAAAAGCCTACATTCAAGCTAATTTACACGGTGCAGAAATTGTTGGTAATGCTGTTATATATGAATTAATTGAGTTTTTTAGTAACTTAAATATTGAGCAAATAGAAGGAGAAATAATTTTAGTTCCTATGTGTAATCCCGTAGGCGCAAATCAAAGAAATTTATTTTTTTCTACGGGTAGATATAGCCCTTATGATGGACTTAATTGGAATCGAATTTTTTGGGATTATATTCATGAATCTCCTGATTTAGATACTTTTGTTAAATTCAATATTAATTTGAGTAAAGAGGAAATATATCATAATTATTTAACTAATATTATTAACAATTTTTCTCATAAAATTAAAGAAATAAATAATAGTCGAAGTTTGCCTTTTTCTGAACATCTTAGGAATGTTTTACAGTCTCTTTCTCTGAATGCCAATTATGTGATTGATATTCATAGTTCCAGTGTATCTGCTATTGATTATATTTATAGCTTCGATCGCCGCCAAAAAAGTACAGATTATTTTTTATTAGAGTATGCTATTTTGATGAATAAATATGATGGAAATGCCTTTGATGAAGCCTTTTTAAATCCTTGGTTAGTACTAGAAAAAAAACTTAATCATGAAGGAAGAAACATCACTTTTGATGTGGAAGCATGGACTTTAGAATTAGGTTCAGGAATGAGGGTAAAAGAAGAATCAGTCAAGAAAGGAGTTAGAGGAATAATTAACTATTTGACTTATAAAAATATCCTAAAATTAGAATTAATTAAACCTCAAAATAAAACTAAATTTGTTCTCAAAAATAACCTTAAACATTATTATGCACCTCAAGGAGGGATTATTCGTAATCGTTTACAAGCAGGGGCAAAAATTCAACAAGGAGATACCCTTTATCAATTATTAACCTTCGAGAAAAAAGAGAGAAAGCCCACTATAATAGATATACAATCAGCAGATCAAGGCATAATTTATGATGTGTCCACTAACGATACTGTTAATCAAGGTGAGTATATTCTAGGTATTTTCCCTCATGTCTAA
- a CDS encoding HpsJ family protein — translation MKITSGFISLILKLVGGILLISSLINYVFFLISPQWQDPNWQINVTNGAIEQGITPLIAIAFLLVAWWIGDNNNSEKPNKPVRMIVFIIASILGLVYLLLVPLHFGNINRVSSDLFVQIDQRIAQQEAQIQGFVSELEAISKNPEQLKQEIEQRNQIIQAGGNLGGQQLNPQQLQSITTQRDQLQQILNLSDKPEELKAKFQEVRNQLESELQKAVEQEKRKAQGLALQQSLKTSISSLMLAIAFIAIGWLGLQKMLKG, via the coding sequence ATGAAAATAACCTCTGGTTTTATAAGTTTAATTCTTAAGTTAGTTGGTGGGATTCTTCTTATTTCCTCTCTAATTAACTATGTTTTTTTCTTGATTTCTCCTCAATGGCAAGATCCAAATTGGCAAATAAATGTAACCAATGGTGCTATTGAGCAAGGAATTACGCCCTTAATTGCGATCGCATTTTTATTAGTTGCTTGGTGGATTGGGGATAATAATAACTCCGAAAAACCAAATAAGCCAGTAAGGATGATCGTTTTTATCATTGCCAGTATCCTAGGATTAGTTTATTTATTGCTTGTTCCCCTCCATTTTGGTAACATAAACCGTGTAAGCTCCGATTTATTCGTGCAAATAGATCAAAGAATTGCCCAACAAGAGGCACAAATTCAAGGTTTTGTATCGGAATTAGAAGCCATCTCCAAAAATCCTGAACAGCTCAAACAAGAAATCGAACAGAGAAACCAAATTATTCAGGCAGGAGGAAATTTAGGAGGACAGCAATTAAATCCTCAACAGTTACAATCAATTACAACCCAAAGAGATCAATTACAACAAATTTTAAATCTATCAGATAAACCTGAAGAATTAAAGGCAAAATTTCAAGAAGTAAGAAATCAACTAGAATCAGAATTACAAAAAGCGGTTGAGCAAGAAAAAAGAAAAGCTCAAGGATTAGCCCTACAACAAAGTTTAAAAACATCGATTTCCAGTCTTATGTTGGCGATCGCATTTATTGCTATTGGTTGGCTAGGCTTACAGAAAATGCTCAAAGGTTGA
- the rcbX gene encoding RuBisCO chaperone RbcX — protein MSYKQIAKDTAKVLQSYLTFQAVKIIINQLTETNPRQAIWLTNYSDRTSVQDSEKYLNNLLGENKELVLRILTVREDLAEQVLEFLPEMVKTNIIQSNIEHRRHLLERLTQTQSLPVNSSDKDENNQESNSLDNKEE, from the coding sequence ATGTCCTATAAGCAAATTGCCAAGGATACGGCGAAGGTTTTGCAAAGTTATCTTACTTTTCAAGCTGTAAAAATTATCATTAATCAACTAACTGAAACTAATCCTAGGCAGGCGATTTGGTTAACTAACTACAGCGATCGCACTTCCGTTCAAGATAGTGAAAAATATCTTAATAACCTATTGGGAGAAAATAAAGAGTTAGTTTTGAGAATTTTAACAGTAAGAGAAGATTTAGCAGAGCAAGTATTGGAATTTTTGCCAGAAATGGTAAAAACTAATATTATTCAATCTAATATTGAACATCGTCGTCATCTTTTAGAGCGTTTAACTCAAACTCAATCTTTACCTGTTAATTCATCCGATAAGGATGAAAATAATCAAGAATCAAATTCATTAGACAACAAGGAAGAATAA